From Echinicola jeungdonensis, the proteins below share one genomic window:
- the bglX gene encoding beta-glucosidase BglX: MLKCLNPKKLLIGVIFSIVGLGSCSPPASKESVEDQWTQKADSVLALMTLEEKIGQLNLPAAGDFTTGQAASSNIAEKIKAGKVGGLFNIKTVEKIRDVQQVAVEESRLGIPLLFAMDVIHGYETVFPIPLGLSCSWDLDLIEKSARVAAREASADGIHWTFSPMTDISRDPRWGRVSEGSGEDPYLGAQIAKAMVRGYQGEDLSQPNTILACVKHFALYGAPEAGRDYNTVDMSRQRMYNEYFPPYKAAVEAGVETVMTAFNEVEGIPASGNKWLFTEVLRNQWGFDGFVVTDYTAINEMIAHGMGDLQTVSALALNAGIHMDMVGEGFLTTLQKSLEEGIITEKQIDDACRLILKAKIKLGLFDDPYRYCDLERSKKEVFSNENRQIAREIAAQTFVLLKNQDQILPLKKEGTIALIGPMADNKQNMPGTWSVAARFDESISLKEGIEKAIGDKARIVTAKGANFVENPELESRISVFGKPTYRDDRSEEALIQEALEVASGADVIVAAMGESAEMSGESSSRSNIELPETQRNLLKALVKTGKPVVMVLFTGRPLAINWEKENIPSILNVWFAGSEGGDAISDVLFGDVNPSGKLTSTFPQNTGQIPIYYNHKNTGRPLPEGEWFQKFRSNFLDVSNKPLYPFGYGLSYTTFEYGDINLSSNNLERDQKLTASISLANTGDYDGAEVVQLYIRDLVGTMTRPVKELKGFQKVFLKAGETKTIEFEISPEDLKFYNHNLDYVWEPGEFEIMIGGNSSEVSTGKVNWTK, translated from the coding sequence ATGCTCAAATGTTTAAATCCAAAAAAACTTTTGATAGGCGTCATATTCTCCATTGTAGGCCTTGGATCTTGTTCACCGCCTGCAAGCAAAGAAAGCGTGGAGGATCAATGGACTCAAAAGGCGGATTCTGTTTTGGCTTTAATGACCCTAGAAGAAAAAATTGGCCAGTTGAATTTACCTGCAGCAGGTGATTTCACCACCGGCCAGGCTGCCAGTTCAAATATTGCCGAGAAGATCAAAGCTGGAAAGGTTGGTGGTCTTTTCAATATCAAAACCGTTGAAAAAATCAGGGATGTGCAGCAAGTGGCAGTTGAGGAAAGCCGCTTGGGAATCCCGTTATTATTTGCAATGGATGTCATACACGGATACGAAACCGTTTTCCCAATTCCCTTAGGTTTATCCTGCAGTTGGGACTTGGATCTGATAGAAAAATCAGCCAGGGTGGCAGCCAGGGAGGCAAGTGCTGACGGGATACATTGGACCTTTTCTCCGATGACGGACATTTCAAGGGATCCTAGATGGGGCAGGGTTTCTGAAGGCAGTGGAGAGGATCCTTATCTGGGAGCTCAAATTGCCAAAGCCATGGTAAGGGGCTATCAGGGAGAAGACCTGAGCCAGCCTAACACCATCTTGGCCTGCGTCAAACATTTTGCGTTATATGGAGCACCCGAAGCAGGAAGGGATTACAACACCGTTGACATGAGCCGCCAAAGGATGTACAATGAATATTTCCCCCCTTATAAAGCAGCTGTAGAGGCCGGGGTAGAAACCGTGATGACCGCCTTCAATGAAGTGGAGGGAATCCCTGCTAGTGGCAATAAATGGCTTTTTACTGAAGTTTTAAGAAACCAATGGGGCTTTGATGGATTTGTGGTGACAGATTATACCGCCATTAATGAAATGATTGCCCATGGCATGGGTGATTTGCAGACGGTTTCAGCCCTGGCGCTTAATGCCGGTATCCATATGGATATGGTCGGGGAAGGATTTTTAACTACTCTTCAAAAATCCCTTGAAGAAGGAATCATTACAGAAAAACAAATTGATGATGCCTGCAGATTGATTTTAAAGGCCAAGATTAAACTGGGCCTATTTGATGATCCTTATCGTTACTGCGATCTTGAAAGGTCCAAAAAAGAAGTTTTTTCAAATGAAAACAGGCAAATCGCACGGGAAATAGCCGCTCAAACATTTGTCCTCCTCAAAAATCAGGACCAGATCCTTCCCCTCAAAAAGGAAGGCACTATTGCATTGATCGGTCCCATGGCTGATAATAAGCAAAATATGCCGGGAACCTGGAGTGTGGCAGCAAGATTTGATGAATCCATATCGCTTAAAGAAGGTATTGAAAAGGCTATTGGGGATAAGGCTCGCATTGTAACGGCAAAAGGAGCCAATTTTGTGGAAAACCCTGAACTGGAATCCAGGATCAGTGTTTTTGGAAAACCAACCTATAGGGATGACCGGTCCGAAGAGGCTTTGATCCAGGAAGCCCTAGAAGTAGCAAGTGGAGCAGATGTAATTGTGGCAGCTATGGGAGAATCTGCTGAAATGAGTGGTGAATCATCCAGCCGTAGCAATATAGAATTACCTGAAACCCAAAGGAATTTATTAAAAGCCTTGGTAAAAACCGGAAAGCCAGTGGTTATGGTGCTTTTTACTGGCAGACCTTTAGCCATCAATTGGGAAAAGGAAAATATTCCTTCCATTCTCAATGTTTGGTTTGCTGGCAGTGAAGGTGGGGACGCTATTTCAGATGTATTATTTGGAGATGTAAATCCTTCTGGAAAACTCACTTCCACCTTTCCCCAAAACACAGGACAAATTCCAATTTACTATAACCATAAAAACACTGGCAGACCATTACCTGAGGGAGAATGGTTCCAAAAATTCCGCTCCAATTTCCTGGATGTTTCCAATAAGCCCTTATATCCATTTGGCTATGGTCTGAGCTATACCACCTTTGAATATGGTGATATCAATCTAAGCAGCAACAACTTGGAAAGGGATCAAAAACTTACTGCAAGTATCTCATTAGCTAACACCGGTGATTATGATGGAGCAGAAGTGGTCCAATTATATATCAGGGATTTGGTAGGTACAATGACCCGCCCAGTTAAGGAGTTAAAAGGATTTCAAAAGGTTTTCCTCAAAGCCGGAGAAACCAAAACAATAGAATTTGAAATCAGCCCAGAGGACCTAAAATTCTATAACCATAATCTGGATTATGTTTGGGAACCTGGAGAATTTGAGATCATGATAGGGGGAAATTCCAGTGAGGTCTCCACAGGAAAAGTTAATTGGACAAAATAA
- a CDS encoding glucoamylase family protein — protein sequence MRYSLLLLVCLALFFRCNDDENGDPSFGLLEVSAGDLTINLNAPITENIPVDRSITLTFSSPVSPSHVAGAITLHEGNTPVNITTNLLSGNRSVVINSQGVLKRGTQYRIEISNSLKSANGVNFPRKEVFFKTILEEIQVGSFTIENSNSTPTGTIVDVPVSFSIKVQFSIPIDQESLQNAISLNGPNAPNLQYSFSNDGREVTITGNTALQFLSQYTLEIDESLKGINGETFEGFTESFYAEIDESPKFPMISEEELMTKVQAQTFRYFWDFAHENSGLARERNTSGNLVTIGGSGFGVMALIVGVERGFITRNQAVERWTKIVNFLAQADRFHGVWPHWMNGNTGETIPFSQRDNGGDLVETAFMIQGLLSVKAYLNQNIPEEKAIIDTITQLWHEVEWDWYTQGGQDVLYWHWSPEYQWEINLPIRGYNESLIVYVLAASSPTYPIEKAVYDQGWARQGGIINGQTYYQYNLPLGNEYGGPLFFAHYSFLGLDPRNLSDQYANYWEQNVNHSLINQAYCARNPKGFVGYSENSWGLTASDNHLGYSAHSPTNDLGVITPTAALSSFPYTPEGSMKALNHYYYLLGDRLWGDYGFYDAFNITEGWYADSYLAIDQGPIIIMIENHRTGLLWDLFMEDQDIRSGLGRLDFSY from the coding sequence AAAACGGGGATCCATCTTTTGGGTTGTTGGAGGTTTCTGCAGGGGATTTGACAATCAATTTGAATGCTCCTATAACTGAAAACATTCCTGTAGACCGATCTATTACCCTAACATTTTCAAGTCCGGTTTCACCTTCTCATGTGGCGGGGGCGATCACCTTGCATGAAGGAAACACTCCGGTCAACATTACCACCAACCTCCTATCCGGAAATCGATCTGTCGTGATCAATTCCCAGGGAGTTTTGAAAAGGGGAACCCAATACCGGATAGAAATATCAAATTCTCTAAAAAGTGCCAATGGAGTTAACTTTCCAAGAAAAGAGGTGTTTTTCAAGACCATCCTTGAGGAAATTCAAGTTGGATCATTCACCATCGAAAACAGTAATTCAACTCCAACCGGAACCATTGTTGATGTTCCTGTTTCCTTTTCCATAAAGGTCCAATTTTCAATCCCCATCGATCAGGAATCCCTGCAAAATGCAATAAGTCTTAACGGACCCAATGCACCAAATTTGCAATATTCCTTTTCCAATGACGGCCGGGAGGTCACCATTACCGGTAATACCGCTCTCCAATTTCTTTCCCAATACACCCTTGAAATTGATGAATCTTTAAAAGGTATCAATGGCGAAACTTTTGAAGGGTTTACGGAATCATTTTATGCTGAAATTGACGAATCCCCAAAGTTCCCAATGATATCAGAAGAGGAACTGATGACCAAAGTTCAGGCTCAAACATTCCGTTATTTCTGGGATTTTGCCCATGAAAATAGTGGACTCGCAAGGGAAAGGAATACTTCAGGCAATTTGGTCACCATTGGAGGATCAGGCTTTGGGGTAATGGCTTTGATTGTGGGGGTAGAAAGAGGCTTTATCACCAGGAATCAAGCGGTGGAAAGGTGGACCAAAATTGTCAATTTCCTTGCTCAAGCCGATCGATTCCATGGTGTATGGCCCCATTGGATGAATGGTAATACAGGGGAAACCATTCCATTTAGCCAAAGAGATAATGGTGGTGATTTGGTTGAAACAGCCTTCATGATTCAGGGACTGCTTTCCGTTAAAGCTTACCTGAATCAAAACATTCCGGAGGAGAAAGCAATCATAGATACCATCACCCAACTTTGGCATGAAGTGGAATGGGATTGGTACACACAAGGGGGGCAAGATGTTTTGTATTGGCATTGGTCTCCTGAATACCAGTGGGAAATAAACCTTCCCATAAGAGGTTATAATGAATCTTTGATTGTATACGTACTGGCAGCATCCTCCCCTACTTACCCTATTGAAAAGGCAGTTTATGATCAGGGCTGGGCCAGACAAGGAGGAATCATCAATGGGCAAACTTACTACCAATATAACCTACCACTGGGAAATGAATATGGAGGCCCTTTGTTTTTTGCCCATTATAGTTTTCTGGGCCTGGACCCTAGAAATTTATCTGATCAATATGCCAACTATTGGGAGCAAAATGTAAATCACTCCCTCATCAATCAGGCATATTGTGCAAGGAACCCAAAAGGTTTTGTGGGTTATTCGGAAAATAGTTGGGGGCTCACTGCAAGTGATAATCATTTGGGATACTCCGCCCATTCCCCTACCAATGACCTTGGAGTCATTACTCCAACAGCTGCGCTTTCTTCATTTCCCTACACCCCGGAGGGATCCATGAAAGCATTAAATCACTATTACTATTTGCTTGGGGACCGATTATGGGGAGATTATGGATTTTATGATGCTTTCAATATAACTGAAGGATGGTATGCCGACAGTTATCTGGCCATCGATCAGGGTCCAATCATTATCATGATAGAAAATCACCGTACCGGTTTGTTGTGGGATCTATTTATGGAAGACCAAGACATTCGTTCCGGATTGGGGCGGCTCGACTTTAGCTATTAA